The Lewinellaceae bacterium nucleotide sequence AGTACATAAAATAGTTTCCTTCAACTTTCCATACCCGAATTTTATCCTTTTTAATTTTTTCTCTACCGTACACTTTTGCGGGAAGTCCTGAAAATGCATGGTTGGTCCTCGCAGAAAACGCAGATAAACGCAGATAAACGCAGATGGAATATAATGACATTCCGTACTTTAGTCGGAAAAACAAGGCAAAATTTTCGAAAATGATCAGCGAAAATCAGCGGAATCAGCGTGACACAAAAAAGTGTGTACGGTAGCGAATTAATTTTCAATAACCCTTGGGGGATTGTGCATCCAGGCATTGAACATCCAGTGTTTCTTCTCCATGTTTTTGATAAAGGTATTGATAAGGTCTTCGGTTCCCACGTCTCCAATGTCAATGGCTGCATCTGCTACATCCACCATGAAGGAAAGCAACATTTGAAAATCATTGAGGGTTTCTCTTACCATGGCTTCACTGGTCAGGCCTGTTCCCACCTCTTTTATTTCAGCCAAGTCAAGATATTCTTTCAGCCTACTTGCCGGAGTCTGACCAAATACCCTCACTCTTTCAGCCACATCATCAATATTGGCCTGGGCAGCATGGTACAGATCTTCGAATATATCGTGCAATTCGAAAAAATCTCTTCCTTTTATGTTCCAGTGGAAGTTTTTCATCTTTTGCGAGTGAATGTGATAATTGGCTAACAATTTATTTAGTGATTTAACAATCGCAACCGTTTCCAGTCCGGTAAAACCCAATTTTTTATAGGTCTTTTTCTTTAATTTTGTAGTCATTAATTTTTTATTTGTGTGATTTAAAAAAATGA carries:
- a CDS encoding DNA starvation/stationary phase protection protein; protein product: MTTKLKKKTYKKLGFTGLETVAIVKSLNKLLANYHIHSQKMKNFHWNIKGRDFFELHDIFEDLYHAAQANIDDVAERVRVFGQTPASRLKEYLDLAEIKEVGTGLTSEAMVRETLNDFQMLLSFMVDVADAAIDIGDVGTEDLINTFIKNMEKKHWMFNAWMHNPPRVIEN